A part of Vicugna pacos chromosome 14, VicPac4, whole genome shotgun sequence genomic DNA contains:
- the LOC116279733 gene encoding uncharacterized protein: protein MPRAVGIGQACFQRTHHFSFLREAQAPLRAGENPFRSKEAEAQAPPPGRVHTVLVGVGESLRVVFQDQTRLSPKSSRICSNKRPIDVQALKKKVSRVTCDLAAHAILSSLLLYVTDLEDGPQGPPPAKRAEPAAGGWCCAPEPQGAQRRPTRFQLLQAKFMGTGRGPLKRTREVGRLICKDRQGPSRGLVAATIHKLLEKAGEGAGRPAQAQEPLGREKPRGLPAGKSSVKTILKMFLAAEKKEAEGSPPTEPPRAARGPLPKTGGKRSSVLAGLREKFEQSGCLCAEARVLPVRVEDRKKKSLPRKRLRRPETRVLRTATVASTCIRTPPARFLACSAEPVLPFCLATVVCSPRAWLAHCAKVSHSAGLGHAPREAGPSSCVREMAPNESRAPGWGQPPQPSMPWVATPRDSLETVPSPASSRGEALPRHEPMASSLGPASPGCAGAAGGDRTGAAPGMELAGREEGAAPKVTLTICSSEDESEATAGSERDPLFAVQESLPEQKAPGQIPPLDAPTAQATRRTQPAVERPQVTVRPPVVHTVPPLPTTQHQAPGREDRQNQGRSLQGGEGETGNAGALPRTTAQTGAGPALAPPRGALRKHPDVPTALPLMKPQTSFPAGKAARRSPEASHKLQEHKGSSGEGASEPSSELRWPQSGERPVGDLGPSPHHSAALEDPRGGPASCALSSQPAPAPKGRSKTDVPRWPGTGLAEDGTGPESLISMDKSPLCEREGRSGTLWSPELTWPSARAGGSTSHNRGQNRATFSNEQLKPSFRAPGRVTAAGASRSPPASATGNALSPGNRVAEESAPWQEGGSPVLPTGPGLVVQEPTPQPSRSLPTPLQEAASTPLPLVTPKEAASHKPATGKMEVAAGSRNAGAVQWSHQGNSPEPWTPAPGSLVPQGGHKEGALSHTLGTRPLPSDSQPATGRALLWSREQLPAGAGLSHQPPWGATAAEGQGADRAAWKDANLQAPGQVVAGEKQRPWAGLGSRESLRGQEEGGPVSLKGPGKKGEACLSEKASSNGAEAASWPRDEAAGDDTVAPTEEAPGPHTGRGPEHPLGQGARRAEGLPWGPRAQAAGNQAPSPAESPMRRTQAPAGRVVPPGLARPTGSSAEVVPIVSRSVAAGRPDPRGSHGGPGAPCRAGESQTAPGPRPAQGPAVPTSPLGGCHVPGAPAQERSPDTHRAGRGSLGRGPGGRAAHLAKYRAQSFSDQKSFDLSFRPMTLRANDTFTLPK, encoded by the coding sequence CCCCAAGAGCAGCAGGATTTGCAGCAACAAGAGGCCCATTGATGTCCAAGCCCTCAAGAAGAAGGTCAGCAGGGTGACCTGCGACCTGGCAGCCCACGCCATCCTCAGCAGCCTGCTGCTCTACGTCACTGACCTCGAGGACGGGCCCCAGGGGCCTCCTCCCGCCAAGAGGGCAGAGCCCGCGGCAGGCGGGTGGTGCTGTGCCCCCGAGCCCCAGGGTGCCCAGCGGCGGCCCACACGCTTCCAGCTCCTCCAGGCCAAGTTCATGGGCACCGGCCGAGGGCCTCTCAAGAGGACCCGGGAGGTGGGGAGGCTGATCTGCAAGGACCGGCAGGGCCCCAGCAGGGGCCTGGTGGCGGCCACCATCCACAAGCTCCTGGAGAAGGCCGGGGAGGGAGCCGGCCGCCCCGCGCAGGCCCAGGAGCCCCTTGGCCGCGAGAAGCCCCGGGGCCTCCCGGCCGGGAAGAGCTCTGTGAAAACCATCCTGAAGATGTTCTTGGCTGCGGAGAAGAAGGAGGCCGAGGGGAGTCCTCCCACGGAGCCTCCCAGAGCTGCCAGGGGCCCCCTGCCAAAGACGGGGGGCAAGCGGAGCTCCGTCCTGGCCGGGCTGCGGGAGAAGTTCGAGCAGAGCGGCTGCCTGTGCGCGGAGGCCCGGGTGCTGCCCGTCCGCGTGGAGGACCGGAAGAAGAAGAGCCTGCCGCGGAAGAGGCTGCGCCGGCCCGAGACCCGCGTGCTCCGCACGGCCACCGTGGCCAGCACCTGCATCCGCACACCCCCCGCCCGCTTCCTGGCCTGCTCAGCCGAGCCTGTGCTGCCCTTCTGCCTCGCCACCGTGGTCTGCAGCCCCCGGGCCTGGCTGGCCCACTGCGCCAAGGTCAGCCACTCGGCAGGCCTGGGCCACGCGCCCAGAGAAGCAGGCCCGTCCTCCTGTGTGAGGGAGATGGCTCCCAACGAGAGCAGAGCACCAGGGTGGGGGCAGCCCCCGCAGCCCTCCATGCCCTGGGTGGCCACTCCCAGGGACAGCCTGGAGACggtcccctctcctgcctcctccaggggCGAAGCCCTTCCCCGCCATGAGCCCATGGCGTCCTCACTTGGACCAGCCAGCCCAGGATGCGCCGGGGCAGCCGGGGGCGACAGGACGGGGGCCGCCCCAGGGATGGAGCTCGCAGGCCGGGAAGAAGGGGCTGCCCCCAAAGTCACCCTGACCATCTGCAGTTCGGAGGATGAATCAGAAGCGACTGCAGGCTCAGAGCGAGACCCCCTCTTTGCCGTCCAGGAGAGCCTCCCAGAACAGAAAGCACCCGGACAAATCCCACCACTGGACGCACCCACAGCCCAGGCCACACGGCGCACACAGCCGGCCGTGGAGCGGCCGCAGGTCACGGTCAGGCCCCCGGTCGTGCACACGGTGCCgccccttcccaccacccagcACCAGGCACCAGGCCGTGAAGACCGGCAAAACCAAGGCAGGAGTCTTCAGGGGGGAGAGGGCGAGACTGGGAACGCGGGAGCCCTGCCTCGCACCACGGCCCAGACAGGGGCTGGCCCCGCACTCGCGCCTCCGCGGGGTGCTCTCCGCAAGCATCCCGATGTCCCCACGGCTCTTCCCCTGATGAAGCCACAGACAAGCTTTCCTGCAGGAAAAGCAGCCAGACGCAGCCCCGAGGCTTCACACAAGCTCCAGGAGCACAAGGGCAGCTCAGGGGAAGGCGCTTCTGAGCCCAGTTCCGAGCTGCGTTGGCCACAGTCTGGGGAAAGGCCGGTGGGCGACCTCGGCCCCTCGCCACATCATTCCGCGGCCTTGGAAGACCCTCGGGGAGGACCGGCCAGCTGTGCCCTCAGCAGTCAGCCAGCACCAGCTCCCAAAGGGAGGAGCAAGACCGACGTCCCCAGATGGCCAGGGACGGGACTGGCCGAGGACGGGACAGGGCCTGAGAGCCTGATCTCTATGGACAAGAGCCCCCTATGTGAGCGAGAAGGACGCAGCGGGACCCTGTGGTCACCAGAGTTGACCTGGCCCTCAGCCAGGGCTGGAGGCAGCACCAGCCACAATCGTGGCCAGAACAGAGCGACATTCTCAAATGAACAACTAAAACCAAGCTTCAGAGCGCCCGGGCGGGTGACGGCTGCGGGGGCCTCCAGGAGTCCCCCGGCTTCAGCGACAGGTAATGccctgagcccaggaaacagggtGGCAGAAGAGTCGGCCCcctggcaggagggaggcagcCCTGTGCTGCCCACAGGCCCCGGTCTAGTGGTGCAGGAGCCCACTCCCCAGCCTTCGAGGTCCCTGCCCACTCCCCTGCAGGAGGCTGCCAGCACCCCACTCCCACTGGTCACGCCCAAGGAGGCTGCTTCCCATAAACCAGCCACAGGCAAAATGGAGGTGGCGGCTGGAAGCAGAAACGCAGGTGCTGTGCAGTGGAGCCATCAGGGGAACAGCCCAGAGCCCTGGACTCCTGCGCCAGGCAGCCTGGTGCCACAGGGAGGCCACAAGGAGGGGGCTTTGAGCCACACCTTGGGCACCAGGCCACTGCCTTcggacagccagccagccacagGCAGGGCGCTCCTCTGGTCCAGAGAGCAGCTTCCTGCAGGCGCTGGGCTttcccaccagcctccctgggggGCGACAGCAGCAGAAGGGCAGGGGGCAGACAGGGCGGCCTGGAAGGACGCCAACCTCCAGGCGCCCGGGCAAGTCGTGGCTGGGGAGAAGCAGCGACCATGGGCTGGCCTGGGCAGTAGAGAAAGTCTCCGTGGGCAAGAGGAGGGGGGCCCTGTGAGTCTGAAGGGTCCTGGAAAGAAGGGAGAAGCCTGTTTAAGTGAGAAGGCCAGCTCGAATGGGGCTGAGGCCGCGAGCTGGCCCCGGGACGAGGCTGCGGGGGATGACACGGTGGCCCCGACAGAGGAGGCTCCCGGCCCGCACACTGGGAGAGGCCCAGAGCACCCACTGGGGCAGGGGGCAAGGCGTGCAGAGGGCCTCCCTTGGGGACCCAGAGCCCAGGCAGCCGGGAACCAAGCTCCTTCCCCTGCAGAGAGCCCGATGCGCCGGACACAGGCCCCGGCTGGCAGGGTGGTGCCCCCCGGCTTGGCACGGCCCACAGGCAGCTCAGCGGAGGTGGTGCCCATCGTGAGCAGAAGTGTGGCAGCCGGGAGACCGGACCCCAGGGGTAGCCATGGGGGGCCTGGAGCACCATGCCGGGCAGGGGAGAGCCAGACAGCCCCCGGTCCCCGGCCAGCACAAGGCCCCGCAGTGCCCACATCCCCGCTGGGGGGCTGCCACGTGCCTGGTGCCCCAGCCCAGGAGAGGTCTCCGGACACCCACAGGGCTGGGAGAGGCTCACTGGGACGCGGACCTGGCGGGAGGGCAGCCCACCTGGCCAAGTACAGAGCCCAGAGCTTCAGCGACCAGAAGTCCTTTGATCTGTCCTTCAGACCAATGACTCTCAGGGCCAATGACACGTTCACACTTCCCAAGTGA
- the GRTP1 gene encoding growth hormone-regulated TBC protein 1 isoform X1, which translates to MESAGRTQAARDRVPRIDPYGFERPEDFDYAAYEEFFSAYLVVLTRRAIKWSKLLKGGGSVQKSMTVKRYIRKGIPLEHRARVWMGVSGAQAQMDRNPGYYQRLLEGERDSRLEEAIRTDMNRTFPDNVRFRKGADPCLQRTLYNVLLAYGHHNRDVGYCQGMNFVAGYLILMTESEEESFWLLDTLVGSILPDYYSPSMLGLKTDQEVLGELVRTRLPAVAALMDRHGVPWTLVVSRWFLCLFVDVLPVETVLRIWDCLFSEGSKVIFRVALTLIKRHQSFILEASSFTDICEKFREITKGSFVTECHTFMQQNHSSYVKPLKSLQNIQNFLENIMATSPCS; encoded by the exons ATGGAGTCCGCGGGGCGCACGCAGGCGGCGCGGGACCGCGTCCCCAG GATTGATCCGTACGGGTTTGAAAGGCCTGAAGACTTTGACTATGCAGCTTATGAAGAGTTCTTCTCCGCGTACCTGGTGGTGCTCACCAGAAGAGCCATAAAATGGTCCAAACTTCTAAAGGGAGGGGGCAGTGTCCAGAAGAGCATGACAG TGAAGCGTTACATCCGGAAGGGCATCCCGCTGGAGCACCGGGCCCGCGTCTGGATGGGGGTGAGTGGTGCCCAGGCCCAGATGGACCGGAACCCCGGCTACTACCAGCGTCTTCTCGAGGGAGAGAGGGACAGCCGGCTGGAGGAGGCCATCAGGACAG ACATGAACAGGACCTTCCCGGACAACGTGAGGTTCCGGAAGGGTGCTGACCCCTGCCTGCAGAGGACCCTGTACAACGTGCTGCTGGCTTACGGGCACCACAACCGCGACGTGGGGTACTGCCAG gggaTGAACTTTGTAGCGGGGTACCTGATCCTGATGACAGAGAGCGAGGAGGAGTCCTTCTGGCTGCTGGACACTCTTGTTGGAAGCATTCTGCCAG ACTACTACAGCCCCTCGATGCTCGGCCTGAAGACGGACCAGGAggtccttggggagctggtgagGACCAGGCTGCCGGCGGTGGCGGCCCTGATGGACCGGCACGGCGTGCCTTGGACCCTGGTCGTGTCGCGCTGGTTCCTCTGCCTGTTCGTGGACGTCCTGCCcgtggag ACAGTGCTTCGCATCTGGGACTGTCTGTTCAGTGAAGGCTCCAAGGTCATCTTCCGGGTGGCCCTGACCCTCATCAAGCGACACCAGTCCTTCATTCTGGAAGCCAGCAGCTTCACGGACATTTGTGAGAAGTTCAGGGAGATCACGAAAGGGAGCTTCGTGACCGAATGCCACACCTTCATGCAG CAGAACCACAGTTCATACGTCAAACCTCTGAAATCCTTACAGAACATCCAGAATTTCCTGGAGAATATAATGGCGACCTCGCCCTGCAGCTGA
- the GRTP1 gene encoding growth hormone-regulated TBC protein 1 isoform X2 has product MESAGRTQAARDRVPRIDPYGFERPEDFDYAAYEEFFSAYLVVLTRRAIKWSKLLKGGGSVQKSMTVKRYIRKGIPLEHRARVWMGVSGAQAQMDRNPGYYQRLLEGERDSRLEEAIRTDMNRTFPDNVRFRKGADPCLQRTLYNVLLAYGHHNRDVGYCQGMNFVAGYLILMTESEEESFWLLDTLVGSILPDYYSPSMLGLKTDQEVLGELVRTRLPAVAALMDRHGVPWTLVVSRWFLCLFVDVLPVETVLRIWDCLFSEGSKVIFRVALTLIKRHQSFILEASSFTDICEKFREITKGSFVTECHTFMQKIFSEPGSLSAARIARLREHCRARLLARG; this is encoded by the exons ATGGAGTCCGCGGGGCGCACGCAGGCGGCGCGGGACCGCGTCCCCAG GATTGATCCGTACGGGTTTGAAAGGCCTGAAGACTTTGACTATGCAGCTTATGAAGAGTTCTTCTCCGCGTACCTGGTGGTGCTCACCAGAAGAGCCATAAAATGGTCCAAACTTCTAAAGGGAGGGGGCAGTGTCCAGAAGAGCATGACAG TGAAGCGTTACATCCGGAAGGGCATCCCGCTGGAGCACCGGGCCCGCGTCTGGATGGGGGTGAGTGGTGCCCAGGCCCAGATGGACCGGAACCCCGGCTACTACCAGCGTCTTCTCGAGGGAGAGAGGGACAGCCGGCTGGAGGAGGCCATCAGGACAG ACATGAACAGGACCTTCCCGGACAACGTGAGGTTCCGGAAGGGTGCTGACCCCTGCCTGCAGAGGACCCTGTACAACGTGCTGCTGGCTTACGGGCACCACAACCGCGACGTGGGGTACTGCCAG gggaTGAACTTTGTAGCGGGGTACCTGATCCTGATGACAGAGAGCGAGGAGGAGTCCTTCTGGCTGCTGGACACTCTTGTTGGAAGCATTCTGCCAG ACTACTACAGCCCCTCGATGCTCGGCCTGAAGACGGACCAGGAggtccttggggagctggtgagGACCAGGCTGCCGGCGGTGGCGGCCCTGATGGACCGGCACGGCGTGCCTTGGACCCTGGTCGTGTCGCGCTGGTTCCTCTGCCTGTTCGTGGACGTCCTGCCcgtggag ACAGTGCTTCGCATCTGGGACTGTCTGTTCAGTGAAGGCTCCAAGGTCATCTTCCGGGTGGCCCTGACCCTCATCAAGCGACACCAGTCCTTCATTCTGGAAGCCAGCAGCTTCACGGACATTTGTGAGAAGTTCAGGGAGATCACGAAAGGGAGCTTCGTGACCGAATGCCACACCTTCATGCAG AAAATCTTCTCAGAGCCCGGGAGCCTGTCCGCGGCCAGGAT
- the GRTP1 gene encoding growth hormone-regulated TBC protein 1 isoform X4 yields the protein MRRSMALSVKRYIRKGIPLEHRARVWMGVSGAQAQMDRNPGYYQRLLEGERDSRLEEAIRTDMNRTFPDNVRFRKGADPCLQRTLYNVLLAYGHHNRDVGYCQGMNFVAGYLILMTESEEESFWLLDTLVGSILPDYYSPSMLGLKTDQEVLGELVRTRLPAVAALMDRHGVPWTLVVSRWFLCLFVDVLPVETVLRIWDCLFSEGSKVIFRVALTLIKRHQSFILEASSFTDICEKFREITKGSFVTECHTFMQQNHSSYVKPLKSLQNIQNFLENIMATSPCS from the exons ATGCGACGCTCCATGGCTTTGTCAG TGAAGCGTTACATCCGGAAGGGCATCCCGCTGGAGCACCGGGCCCGCGTCTGGATGGGGGTGAGTGGTGCCCAGGCCCAGATGGACCGGAACCCCGGCTACTACCAGCGTCTTCTCGAGGGAGAGAGGGACAGCCGGCTGGAGGAGGCCATCAGGACAG ACATGAACAGGACCTTCCCGGACAACGTGAGGTTCCGGAAGGGTGCTGACCCCTGCCTGCAGAGGACCCTGTACAACGTGCTGCTGGCTTACGGGCACCACAACCGCGACGTGGGGTACTGCCAG gggaTGAACTTTGTAGCGGGGTACCTGATCCTGATGACAGAGAGCGAGGAGGAGTCCTTCTGGCTGCTGGACACTCTTGTTGGAAGCATTCTGCCAG ACTACTACAGCCCCTCGATGCTCGGCCTGAAGACGGACCAGGAggtccttggggagctggtgagGACCAGGCTGCCGGCGGTGGCGGCCCTGATGGACCGGCACGGCGTGCCTTGGACCCTGGTCGTGTCGCGCTGGTTCCTCTGCCTGTTCGTGGACGTCCTGCCcgtggag ACAGTGCTTCGCATCTGGGACTGTCTGTTCAGTGAAGGCTCCAAGGTCATCTTCCGGGTGGCCCTGACCCTCATCAAGCGACACCAGTCCTTCATTCTGGAAGCCAGCAGCTTCACGGACATTTGTGAGAAGTTCAGGGAGATCACGAAAGGGAGCTTCGTGACCGAATGCCACACCTTCATGCAG CAGAACCACAGTTCATACGTCAAACCTCTGAAATCCTTACAGAACATCCAGAATTTCCTGGAGAATATAATGGCGACCTCGCCCTGCAGCTGA
- the GRTP1 gene encoding growth hormone-regulated TBC protein 1 isoform X3 codes for MESAGRTQAARDRVPRIDPYGFERPEDFDYAAYEEFFSAYLVVLTRRAIKWSKLLKGGGSVQKSMTVKRYIRKGIPLEHRARVWMGVSGAQAQMDRNPGYYQRLLEGERDSRLEEAIRTDMNRTFPDNVRFRKGADPCLQRTLYNVLLAYGHHNRDVGYCQGMNFVAGYLILMTESEEESFWLLDTLVGSILPDYYSPSMLGLKTDQEVLGELVRTRLPAVAALMDRHGVPWTLVVSRWFLCLFVDVLPVETVLRIWDCLFSEGSKVIFRVALTLIKRHQSFILEASSFTDICEKFREITKGSFVTECHTFMQNHSSYVKPLKSLQNIQNFLENIMATSPCS; via the exons ATGGAGTCCGCGGGGCGCACGCAGGCGGCGCGGGACCGCGTCCCCAG GATTGATCCGTACGGGTTTGAAAGGCCTGAAGACTTTGACTATGCAGCTTATGAAGAGTTCTTCTCCGCGTACCTGGTGGTGCTCACCAGAAGAGCCATAAAATGGTCCAAACTTCTAAAGGGAGGGGGCAGTGTCCAGAAGAGCATGACAG TGAAGCGTTACATCCGGAAGGGCATCCCGCTGGAGCACCGGGCCCGCGTCTGGATGGGGGTGAGTGGTGCCCAGGCCCAGATGGACCGGAACCCCGGCTACTACCAGCGTCTTCTCGAGGGAGAGAGGGACAGCCGGCTGGAGGAGGCCATCAGGACAG ACATGAACAGGACCTTCCCGGACAACGTGAGGTTCCGGAAGGGTGCTGACCCCTGCCTGCAGAGGACCCTGTACAACGTGCTGCTGGCTTACGGGCACCACAACCGCGACGTGGGGTACTGCCAG gggaTGAACTTTGTAGCGGGGTACCTGATCCTGATGACAGAGAGCGAGGAGGAGTCCTTCTGGCTGCTGGACACTCTTGTTGGAAGCATTCTGCCAG ACTACTACAGCCCCTCGATGCTCGGCCTGAAGACGGACCAGGAggtccttggggagctggtgagGACCAGGCTGCCGGCGGTGGCGGCCCTGATGGACCGGCACGGCGTGCCTTGGACCCTGGTCGTGTCGCGCTGGTTCCTCTGCCTGTTCGTGGACGTCCTGCCcgtggag ACAGTGCTTCGCATCTGGGACTGTCTGTTCAGTGAAGGCTCCAAGGTCATCTTCCGGGTGGCCCTGACCCTCATCAAGCGACACCAGTCCTTCATTCTGGAAGCCAGCAGCTTCACGGACATTTGTGAGAAGTTCAGGGAGATCACGAAAGGGAGCTTCGTGACCGAATGCCACACCTTCATGCAG AACCACAGTTCATACGTCAAACCTCTGAAATCCTTACAGAACATCCAGAATTTCCTGGAGAATATAATGGCGACCTCGCCCTGCAGCTGA